The following coding sequences lie in one Montipora foliosa isolate CH-2021 chromosome 11, ASM3666993v2, whole genome shotgun sequence genomic window:
- the LOC137976098 gene encoding MAM and LDL-receptor class A domain-containing protein 1-like, translating to MNVVSCKMTLFAIGIVLAVSQRLSGLTTLKTVNATSPNANTTDIQVAREVTILPGGCNFDVDFCDWTNETTDDDFDWIRRAGRTPSSKTGPNEDRTGKGYYAYIETSWPRGSGETARMIGGPFSGIRCMRFFYHMYGRDIADLQIYVRELNNGMENYVWGRYKNQGNAWRHSNTTVFGKNYTVIFLARVGKSYQGDIAVDDITFVNGTCDGKDLNYLARLQNMKVHHEIKGEPGTCNFDGGFCEWINLPLGDEFDWTLNSGSTGTLNTGPSEDHTGYKGGYIYTEASEPQMRGHKALLMGPRVCGSMCLQFYYTMYGRYMGYLNVYKREGMKNDDLIWTLSGNQGTEWHEALVDIGGACYQIIFEGITGSSYQSDIAIDDIYFGKGTCCQLRHRTFDAARVGNCSFERGFCEWINDQNDNFDWQLIEGATPSEQTGPTAGYMGLGQYLYVESSEPRRFGDKAVLVSGVLKGLQCMSFMYYMHGQDMGSLAVYRFGDGVMRSRLWHRRGEQGNLWHEARITLSCNSNSYQLQIEAVIGVWRSDIAIDNIMFMKGTCPAFAPTTPRTTTRMRTTKATIPPHLLTENDCSFAGSFCSWVNDNTDDFDWLLHGNATTSRKTGPYTDAGGDGGYIYLEASLHTSGQRTRLLSGYMAGTQCLSFKYHMMGPGTGSLIINQLNRGASLPRVVWSKKGHQGEDWIKARFNLFGKLYTICIEGVRGRSFAGDIAVDSVVFTTGRCSIMGPSVEEIQANSHFVLGICSFDKGLCRWRNEKSDDQFDWTIREGETPSKNTGPKTGFGGSGKYAFIEASVPRREGDKAILFIYGSGQNCCLSFAYHMRGSGVGSLAVYQQELGRGLLPALLWIRSRNQGGQWKEAEVDIKGYHQYKLTIEAVRGSDFRGDIAIDQIAFRKGVCGQTNKRKRHHLMAFRN from the exons ATGAATGTCGTGTCGTGCAAGATGACTTTGTTTGCCATCGGTATTGTCCTTGCTGTAAGCCAGAGACTGTCAGGCCTTACCACACTCAAGACTGTCAATGCCACAAGTCCTAATGCAAACACAACGGACATTCAAGTGGCTAGGGAAGTCACCATTT TGCCGGGTGGATGCAATTTCGATGTGGATTTCTGCGATTGGACAAATGAAACCACAGACGATGATTTCGATTGGATAAGAAGAGCTGGCAGAACTCCAAGCAGCAAGACTGGTCCAAACGAAGACCGAACAGGAAAAG GATACTATGCTTACATCGAGACATCTTGGCCGCGAGGTTCTGGTGAAACAGCTCGAATGATTGGCGGCCCTTTTTCAGGCATACGGTGCATGCGATTTTTCTATCACATGTACGGAAGGGATATTGCGGACCTACAAATTTACGTTCGAGAGCTCAACAATGGAATGGAGAACTATGTATGGGGACGGTACAAGAACCAAGGAAATGCCTGGAGACATAGCAACACAACGGTGTTTGGCAAGAACTATACA GTCATTTTCTTAGCGAGGGTTGGCAAATCGTATCAGGGTGATATCGCAGTGGATGACATAACCTTTGTCAACGGAACTTGTGATGGAAAAGACCTCAACTACCTCGCTAGACTTCAAAACATGAAAGTTCATCATGAAATAAAGGGAGAGCCAG GAACCTGCAATTTTGACGGAGGGTTCTGTGAATGGATCAACTTACCCCTTGGGGATGAATTTGACTGGACACTAAATAGCGGAAGCACAGGAACGTTGAACACTGGACCGTCAGAGGATCACACCGGATATAAAG GAGGATACATCTACACGGAAGCCTCTGAGCCTCAAATGCGAGGACACAAAGCTCTGCTTATGGGACCACGCGTATGTGGTAGTATGTGCTTACAGTTTTATTATACTATGTATGGACGGTACATGGGATATTTAAATGTGTACAAAAGAGAAGGAATGAAGAATGACGATCTCATATGGACATTGTCAGGAAACCAGGGCACGGAGTGGCACGAAGCGTTAGTTGATATTGGAGGGGCTTGTTATCAG ATAATATTCGAGGGTATCACTGGTTCGTCCTATCAGTCTGATATTGCGATAGACGACATCTACTTTGGTAAGGGAACATGCTGCCAACTGAGACATAGAACATTTGACGCAGCTCGAGTTG gAAACTGCAGTTTCGAACGAGGATTTTGTGAATGGATAAACGACCAAAACGATAATTTCGACTGGCAGCTTATAGAAGGAGCGACGCCTAGTGAGCAAACTGGACCAACAGCTGGCTACATGGGATTGG GTCAGTATCTGTATGTAGAATCTTCGGAGCCTCGTCGTTTCGGTGACAAGGCCGTACTAGTCAGCGGTGTACTGAAAGGCCTACAATGCATGAGCTTCATGTACTATATGCATGGACAGGACATGGGTTCTCTAGCTGTTTATCGCTTTGGTGATGGAGTTATGAGGAGTCGATTATGGCATCGCCGCGGTGAACAAGGCAACTTGTGGCACGAAGCACGAATTACCCTTTCTTGTAATTCAAATTCCTATCAG TTGCAGATAGAAGCTGTAATAGGTGTGTGGAGGAGTGACATCGCTATTGACAACATCATGTTCATGAAAGGCACATGTCCAGCTTTTGCGCCCACAACTCCTCGTACAACGACCCGGATGAGAACAACAAAGGCAACTATACCACCTCATCTACTCACAGAAA ACGATTGCTCCTTCGCTGGCAGTTTCTGTTCGTGGGTAAACGACAACACAGATGACTTTGATTGGCTGCTTCACGGTAATGCAACAACGTCCCGGAAGACTGGGCCTTATACCGATGCGGGCGGAGATG GAGGATATATTTACTTAGAGGCTTCACTGCATACGTCTGGCCAAAGAACAAGACTACTCAGTGGCTATATGGCTGGAACACAGTGTCTGAGCTTCAAATATCACATGATGGGACCAGGTACTGGTTCCCTCATAATCAATCAACTCAATAGAGGGGCTTCATTACCAAGAGTGGTTTGGTCTAAAAAAGGACATCAAGGGGAGGACTGGATAAAGGCACGATTTAATTTATTTGGAAAGTTATATACG ATTTGTATCGAAGGTGTGCGTGGTAGGTCATTTGCTGGGGACATTGCAGTGGATTCTGTAGTTTTTACAACAGGAAGGTGTTCAATTATGGGCCCCAGCGTGGAGGAGATCCAAGCCAACAGCCATTTTGTTCTAG GAATCTGCTCTTTTGACAAAGGTCTCTGTCGATGGAGAAATGAAAAGAGCGACGACCAGTTTGATTGGACAATAAGAGAGGGAGAAACGCCCTCGAAAAATACAGGACCAAAAACAGGATTTGGAGGCTCAG GCAAATACGCTTTCATCGAAGCGTCTGTTCCTCGCAGGGAAGGAGATAAGGCCATCTTATTCATATACGGGTCTGGTCAAAACTGCTGCTTGTCATTCGCTTATCACATGCGGGGTTCAGGTGTCGGCAGCTTGGCTGTTTATCAGCAGGAACTTGGTAGGGGGCTTCTACCTGCTTTGTTATGGATCAGGAGCAGAAACCAAGGGGGTCAATGGAAAGAGGCAGAAGTCGATATCAAGGGATATCACCAGTATAAG ttgACCATCGAGGCTGTCAGAGGTTCGGATTTCAGGGGAGACATTGCTATCGACCAGATTGCTTTCAGGAAAGGTGTTTGTGGACAAACTAACAAACGAAAACGGCATCATTTAATGGCGTTCCGAAATTAG